In a single window of the Arachis hypogaea cultivar Tifrunner chromosome 6, arahy.Tifrunner.gnm2.J5K5, whole genome shotgun sequence genome:
- the LOC112697035 gene encoding uncharacterized protein, whose product MNQSRDQFGQSKALDKKKNRSEELPTPTPTPLTPELEPPSHSLTLTNLPLPTATARLLPHRRLFCISSRLLRISGTASLPPSVACLHCVVASPCSCAAVRLSSSSSPSRPHLVGLASLLPPPASLCIAVLGLPLLPRILPSHHQAAPPPPPPMDESPPPPPPPPPPMTLDGVENDAVFAKTLVLSKREVTARRLRRTRQLRRCYRGHYWALMEEIKSKYKEYYWTYGKSPFKETSGVNDAVVLGDESNNNAIGGNERNNNAVLGVGGDDIVRCAFGGCKIKAMALTRYCHAHILSDPKQKLYRGCRTVAKNLPTGPSYCNKPVLRSVVPAACTTHYQLGEKCLLRAVKRAGYNVPINRKPNVRLHVVINEFVRQIQNKREVALKAGVSKVETQ is encoded by the exons ATGAATCAGTCACGAGACCAATTTGGGCAAAGCAAGGCACTAGACaagaaaaaaaaccg CTCAGAGGAACTCCCAACCCCAACCCCAACCCCGCTCACTCCAGAGCTAGAGCCTCCCTCTCACTCTCTCACACTCACAAATCTGCCACTGCCCACCGCCACCGCACGGTTGCTTCCACATCGCCGACTCTTCTGCATCTCGTCCCGGCTCCTGCGCATCTCCGGCACTGCGTCGTTGCCTCCGTCCGTGGCTTGTCTTCATTGTGTCGTCGCATCTCCTTGCTCCTGTGCCGCTGTGCGTCTATCATCGTCGTCGTCGCCGTCGCGTCCTCATCTGGTGGGGCTCGCGTCGCTGCTGCCTCCCCCCGCTAGTCTTTGCATCGCCGTGCTTGGTCTCCCTCTTCTCCCCCGCATTCTGCCTTCACATCATCAG GCAGCcccaccgccaccaccaccaatGGACGAGTctccaccgccaccgccacctcCACCTCCTCCTATGACCCTGGACGGAGttgaaaacgacgccgtttttgcCAAGACACTTGTGCTGAGTAAACGCGAGGTAACCGCTCGTCGGCTCCGCCGAACGAGGCAACTCAGACGGTGCTACAGAGGGCACTATTGGGCTCTAATGGAAGAGATCAAGTCCAAGTATAAGGAGTATTATTGGACCTACGGTAAGAGCCCCTTCAAGGAAACTAGCGGCGTAAACGACGCTGTCGTTTTGGGCGACGAGAGCAATAACAACGCAATCGGCGGCAATGAGAGGAACAATAATGCCGTTTTGGGAGTTGGAGGAGACGACATTGTTCGGTGCGCTTTTGGTGGATGTAAGATTAAGGCTATGGCGCTTACTCGGTACTGTCACGCTCACATACTTTCAGATCCGAAACAGAAGCTCTATCGGGGATGCAGAACCGTCGCTAAAAA TTTGCCAACAGGGCCTTCATATTGTAATAAACCAGTGTTGAGGTCTGTGGTTCCTGCTGCTTGCACAACTCATTACCAATTAGGTGAAAAGTGTCTTCTTCGTGCTGTAAAAAGGGCAGGCTATAATGTTCCAATTAATCGTAAGCCTAATGTGAGGTTACATGTAGTAATTAATGAATTTGTTCGCCAAATCCAAAATAAACGAGAAGTTGCACTGAAAGCAGGTGTATCTAAAGTTGAGACTCAATAA